A stretch of Henckelia pumila isolate YLH828 chromosome 4, ASM3356847v2, whole genome shotgun sequence DNA encodes these proteins:
- the LOC140866028 gene encoding thymidylate kinase-like — translation MQHSCHFTVFKALRFSTTLAGLRSPSHRLNLKFPLKCSSRRIHMENNHKSDSRGALIVLEGLDRCGKTSQCGTLLSYLQELGHSVESWRFPDRDTGVGQMISSYLANKSHLDDRAIHLLFSANRWEKRSLMESKLRSGTTLVVDRYSFSGVAFSSAKGLDVEWCKAPEAGLLAPDLVVYLDISPENAAKRGGYGGEKYEQLEFQKRVAQSYQTLRDATWKVIDATLPIEEVQKQLRQMALESVTVCQEGKPLLELWAY, via the exons ATGCAACATTCTTGCCATTTCACCGTTTTTAAGGCTTT AAGGTTTTCAACCACCCTAGCAGGGTTGCGATCACCGAGTCATCGGCTAAATTTGAAGTTTCCATTGAAGTGCTCATCGAGAAGAATTCATATGGAAAACAACCACAAAAGTGATTCCAGGGGCGCGTTAATTGTTCTAGAAGGATTGGATCGTTGTGGCAAGACATCTCAATGTGGTACATTGCTTTCGTACCTACAAGAGTTAGGTCATTCAGTTGAGTCATGGAGATTCCCTGATAGAGATACTGGTGTTGGACAGATGATTTCTTCCTATCTTGCCAACAAATCTCATCTGGATGATCGTGCGATCCATCTCCTCTTCAGTGCAAATCGCTGGGAGAAGAG ATCATTAATGGAGTCTAAACTGAGAAGTGGAACCACACTTGTAGTTGACCGTTATTCTTTTTCTGGAGTTGCTTTCTCATCTGCCAAAGGACTTGATGTGGAGTGGTGCAAG GCTCCAGAGGCAGGATTGCTGGCCCCAGATCTAGTGGTATACCTTGATATATCACCAGAG AATGCAGCCAAGAGAGGAGGTTATGGAGGTGAGAAATATGAGCAGCTTGAATTTCAAAAACGAGTAGCTCAATCATATCAAACACTTCGGGATGCCACATGGAAG GTTATAGATGCAACCCTTCCCATTGAAGAGGTCCAGAAACAGCTGAGGCAAATGGCCTTGGAATCAGTGACTGTTTGCCAAGAAGGGAAGCCTCTTTTGGAGCTGTGGGCGTACTAG
- the LOC140866583 gene encoding transcription factor bHLH51-like, with the protein MANCYWSEEYSTWLPLGYPPASGVQGQWPRAEEDAAEDRAARSHSEAEKRRRDRINAQFSTLRKLIPKSEKMDKAALLGHVVEHVKELKKEVKEVCKHSTIPSEIDEVTIDFLDKQGTDPENVYLKASVCCDDRPELFSELSIGLKSVGLAIVQVDLTSLGGRVKGTFVLSAKGTSCSEEYLSSLRQSLKLVLSRVVVSSATTSYGARSKRQRFFWSH; encoded by the exons ATGGCAAATTGTTACTGGTCTGAAGAATACTCGACATGGCTTCCTCTTGGTTACCCTCCGGCGTCGGGCGTGCAGGGACAGTGGCCACGTGCGGAGGAGGATGCGGCGGAGGACAGGGCGGCGAGGAGTCACAGTGAAGCGGAGAAGAGGCGCAGAGATAGAATCAATGCCCAGTTTTCAACTCTTAGAAAACTCATCCCAAAGTCTGAAAAG ATGGACAAGGCAGCTCTGCTAGGGCATGTTGTGGAACATGTGAAAGAACTCAAAAAAGAAGTGAAAGAAGTATGCAAGCACTCAACAATCCCATCCGAAATCGACGAAGTTACTATAGATTTCTTAGATAAACAAGGAACAGATCCAGAGAATGTGTATTTGAAAGCATCTGTGTGTTGCGATGACCGGCCGGAGTTGTTTTCCGAGCTTAGCATCGGGCTAAAAAGTGTAGGACTTGCCATTGTTCAAGTTGATCTAACCAGTTTAGGGGGCAGAGTTAAGGGAACTTTTGTTCTTTCTGCAAAGGGCACTTCTTGTAGTGAGGAATATTTGAGTTCCCTTCGGCAGTCGCTTAAACTAGTTTTGAGTCGCGTCGTTGTTTCTTCCGCGACGACGAGTTATGGCGCACGGAGCAAGAGGCAGAGGTTCTTTTGGTCTCACTAG